Within Rissa tridactyla isolate bRisTri1 chromosome 4, bRisTri1.patW.cur.20221130, whole genome shotgun sequence, the genomic segment CAAGCCACAGCCAGGTTCCCCCCATGCTCCCACTCACCATCATCCCATGTGGGTTCCCACCAGGTCCTCACCCCCCTCCTCGCATGCAGACCACAGCTGCATCTCCCCTTCCCGGGGAGCAGATCTCTGCATGGAAGCTGGGCTGATGTCCACCAGGGCCGCCGTCGGGGTCTGTGCCacccacccctcctgccctcagGGTCCGGGATGACTCTCTTGGGGTTGTGGTAGGGTTtgtcccagctccctgcagaaaTGACCCGTCTGTGCACTGATGACCATAAGCCTCCATCGCTCTGACCCTCTCACTTCGATCCCGTGGCTGGTGTGGGAGGCAGAGGCAACGCTGGGGCTCAGATTGGGATCAGAGCCAGACTCTCCTCGGATGCCCCACTGCCATCGCCCCATTTCTTCACCTTCTGTAAAGTCCCCTGAACCCACCAGAAGCATCTGTGCTCTGGGGTCCCTCCTTGTATGGTCCAGTGTGGCTTTTTCtgcatgccatgccatgccatgccatgccatccatCCCATGCTAAGTGCTTCACTGCCTAACCCAGTGCCCTTGGTGTGGCCAGGGTGGTTGGGGAGGCCGGTTTGGAGGGGACTCATCAGTCACTTGCCTTTGACGACTCAGGCAAACCGGTAAATCCGTCAAATGATCGGTTCCTGCTCAGAGATTCTGGTTCTCCCTCCTGTTAGAAACAAACAGGCAAGCATTAGACTTGATGTCTTGCCTTCacagaaatctgttttcctgGGTAAATTTCGGTTCCCCCAAAGCCTCCTGGAAGTCCCTCGCAGCCTCACGGCTCTTCCGCAGAAAGCAGAAGTGGCTGCCCCCGCTCTTCGGCCTCTTCCACCCTCGGCGGGACGTGCCCCCAAAATAAACAACGTCAGAAATCCCCTTGTCCCTGGGAAGGGGCTTCTCAGAACATGTCCGATCTTCTTGGGAAGGAGTGGCATGCAGAGGATAAATTATGGCACGGCGAGAGCCAAAGCCACAGACaccggggagggcagcaggaagcAGGACGGAGGAAGAGCCCTCACACAGCCACCATGCTCGCTGCAAGGACGGTCCTGCTGCTAGCCGTGCTCCTCACCTCCTCCCTGCACCGCGCTGCAGGTAAGGCACCTCCTGAGCGGCGGGATGGGGCACAGGGTCCCTACTGGGGTTGTCCCCTTGGTCGTGGTGGGGGGATCAGGCAAGAAACCCCAGCGGGGAGCGGGGAcggtgctgctggcaggaggcacaACCCCTggttggggcagggaaggatggagagggtgCTGGGTGGCCTCagcagagccagccctgggggAGATGCGGCAGGAGCTTGGAGGAGGCTCCGGCAGCCATTCTCCAGATCTGAGCTGGATGAGgttggtggtggcgggggggggagcacGTGCAGCTGTTTGGAGCCTCCCAAAACACCTTACAAATTATGTGCCCCCACTTTGTAAACCCCCAAAACCTCGTCCCCAGGCCAAGCACCCCGACCTCACCGTGCACGCTGGCAGCTGAGACAATGTGGGGTGCCAGGTCCCGCACCATTCCCCTCCCCACCGCTGGCCACCTTTCCCAATCCTAGCCTTGCTGCCATGAAGGGAAACAAATCCCTgctgtggggtgccgtgggggctGCTGAGAACCTCCGTGGCCTCCGTTCTGTGCTCGGTATCTCGCCACGTCACCGTCCGGCGACGCAATGAGCTGCAAAATGCTGCCAAGGGGGCTCACAacatctctcccttcccttcccagcccacTTCACCCCCACCGAATGCTGCTTCAAGTATGCGCAGAAACCCATCCGCCACGTGCAGAGTTTCTACGAGACGCCCCGTGACTGCTCCTTGCCCGCTGTCGTGTGAGTACCCCTGGGAGTTTTCCATCCCACCCCCAGCGCGGTTGGGAGCTACAGCAGCTCCCCCCGTCCCGTCCTGCCCCGCAGACAGCCTGGGGTCCAGCTGGGAGCACGTGCCCTGGGGGGGCGGCTGTGGTAGGAAAGTAGCTCtgtggggtgggcagagggggcAGGAATTATTAGGTTTCGGTGCTTTCTGCTAATGGCAGCGGTCTGGGAAGACTCAGACATGCACCATCAGCTCAAAGGAGGGCACGGGCTGCAGGAGATGGCTCCAAGCCTCCATATGGGATGGGGCAGCACACAGGGCATGGAGAAGTAGTTGCACAGGAAGGGAACGGCTCACGGTTCATGTTTTCACTCCCTTTCCTCGCTTTCTCACTGCAGGATTGTGGCCGCCCGCGGTGACGAGGTCTGCGCCGACCCCAAGAAGCCTTGGGTGAAGAGAGCCATGAAAaagcttcaaaggaaaaaatgaaatcctCCTTCTGCTGTCCACCAGCCATCCAACTCATCCATCCGATCCCCCCCGTCTCTGGAGGGTGCAGGTGGCGCTCGCGGCTCTCCACGGGGTGCCGTAGCGATGGCACCGTCACTACAGGTGGAGCCAGCCCGAGCCCCAGTGGGACCGGGTGTCGCGGCGGCATGGACCAGCCGGCCACAAAGTCCCTCCTGTTGTCACCGTCCTGCCAGAATGTGCCCAGTGGAGCAAATATTTATAATAAAGACTCATTGCCAC encodes:
- the LOC128908847 gene encoding C-C motif chemokine 3-like, which encodes MSDLLGKEWHAEDKLWHGESQSHRHRGGQQEAGRRKSPHTATMLAARTVLLLAVLLTSSLHRAAAHFTPTECCFKYAQKPIRHVQSFYETPRDCSLPAVVIVAARGDEVCADPKKPWVKRAMKKLQRKK